Proteins encoded by one window of Chanos chanos chromosome 7, fChaCha1.1, whole genome shotgun sequence:
- the tmco3 gene encoding transmembrane and coiled-coil domain-containing protein 3, whose protein sequence is MQPLCVLLCLSLVGALQQQREQQQKEQVAQHAIKLHRGKVDAATAAHSHNWVAKNCRRLSGLLRQKSAAVQKLTAAAAAVLRDRALSDAEKLFQVHTLEVFQKELNESERSVFQAVLGLQRVLRGDYRDVVSMKESSRQRLEALREAAIKEEREYVELMAAEKHQQEALKVAQDQNKTLSMLDEILEDVRKAADRLEEEIEDHAFDNNKQIKGVNVEAVLRVEDDEEDVKRKNASKQEVKGDLGLSMLIDSQNNRYVLTKPRDSTMPRADHHFIKDLVSVVMLSLPCGWLCTLMGLPPMFGYIVSGVLLGPSGLNSIKSMVQVETLGELGVFFTLFVVGLEFSPERLHKVWKISVQGSCYLSLLMVGAGLLWGKVLGLHPTQTVFISSCLSLSSTPLVSRFLSGASRGEKDGELDYSSVLLGMLVMQDVQLGLFIAVMPTLIQAGNGDMDSVLIGGFHVLMLLAQVLVSLAAVLVLCMFLRSHLIGPFYRKLHAECRGSKEILVLGTTAFVFFMLTVTEFLDVSMELGCFVAGALLSSQGHMVTSEVMSCIEPIRDFLAIIFFASIGLHVFPTFVLYELTILLVLTLSLVIMKFIMAVLVLSAILPRGSRHIRWLVSAGLAQVSEFSFVLGSRARRAGIISREVYLLVLSVTTLSLLLAPVLWRAATLKFIPRTDRKTST, encoded by the exons ATGcaacctctgtgtgtgctgctgtgcCTCAGCCTTGTGGGGGCGCTGCAGCAGCAGAGGGAGCAGCAGCAGAAGGAGCAGGTGGCCCAGCATGCTATCAAGCTGCACCGCGGGAAAGTGGACGCAGCCACCGCTGCACACAGCCACAACTGGGTGGCCAAGAACTGCCGGCGGCTCTCCGGCCTCCTCCGGCAAAAGAGCGCCGCCGTCCAGAAGCTCACGGCCGCGGCCGCCGCGGTCCTCCGCGACCGGGCGCTCTCCGACGCGGAGAAGTTGTTCCAGGTCCACACGCTGGAAGTTTTCCAGAAGGAACTGAATGAGAGCGAGCGCTCCGTCTTCCAGGCCGTGCTGGGCCTTCAGCGTGTGTTGCGCGGAGACTACAGGGATGTGGTCAGCATGAAAGAAAGCAGTCGGCAGAGACTGGAGGCGCTTAGGGAGGCTGCCATCAAG gaggagagggagTATGTGGAACTGATGGCTGCGGAGAAGCACCAGCAGGAGGCGCTGAAGGTGGCTCAGGATCAGAATAAGACTCTGTCCATGCTGGATGAGATCCTGGAGGATGTGAGGAAGGCTGCAGACCGGCTGGAGGAAGAGATTGAGGACCACGCCtttgacaacaacaaacag ATAAAAGGGGTCAATGTAGAGGCAGTCCTAAGGGttgaggatgatgaggaggacGTTAAGAGGAAGAACGCGTCGAAACAGGAGGTGAAGGGCGACCTCGGACTGAGCATGCTCATTGACTCCCAGAATAACCGGTATGTTCTGACCAAACCGCGGGACTCCACCATGCCGCGGGCCGACCACCACTTCATCAAG GATTTGGTATCTGTGGTTATGCTGTCCCTACCATGTGGCTGGTTGTGTACACTGATGGGGCTTCCTCCCATGTTTGGCTACATAGTCTCCGGTGTCTTGTTGGGACCGTCTGGACTTAACAGTATAAAG TCTATGGTACAGGTGGAGACACTGGGAGAGTTGGGCGTGTTCTTTACTTTGTTTGTGGTTGGACTGGAGTTCTCACCTGAACGCCTACACAAG GTGTGGAAGATCTCCGTGCAGGGCTCGTGTTACCTGAGTCTCCTGATGGTGGGAGCAGGGCTCCTTTGGGGCAAGGTGTTAGGCCTCCACCCCACTCAGACTGTCTTCATCTCcagctgtctgtcactgtcCAGTACACCTCTGGTGTCTCGCTTCCTCTCCGGAGCATCCAGGGGGGAGAAGgatg gtgaatTGGACTACAGCAGTGTTTTACTGGGAATGCTGGTTATGCAGGATGTCCAGTTGGGCCTCTTTATTGCTGTCATGCCCACGCTTATCCAAGCAGGAAACGGAGACATGGACAG TGTTCTGATCGGAGGTTTTCATGTCCTGATGCTCTTGGCACAAGTGCTGGTCTCCCTGGCAGCTGTCTTGGTTCTGTGCATGTTCCTCAGGTCCCACCTGATTGGTCCATTCTACAGGAAGCTTCACGCCGAGTGCAGGGGCAGTAAGGAAATCCTGGTACTCGGCACGACTGcgtttgttttcttcatgctTACG GTGACAGAATTCCTGGATGTTTCCATGGAGTTAGGTTGTTTTGTGGCTGGAGCACTCCTCTCATCACAAGGTCACATGGTCACCAGTGAGGTCATGAGTTGCattgagccaatcagagacttcCTGGCTATTATTTTCTTTGCATCCATTG GACTTCATGTGTTCCCAACTTTTGTTTTATATGAATTAACCATCCTGTTGGTCCTGACGTTGTCACTGGTGATTATGAAG TTTATCATGGCAGTGTTGGTTCTGTCTGCTATCCTGCCCCGTGGCTCTCGACACATCCGCTGGCTGGTGTCAGCTGGCCTGGCACAAGTCAGCGAGTTCTCCTTCGTACTGGGCAGCCGTGCCCGCCGGGCTGGCATCATTTCTCGAGAG gtGTATCTTTTGGTTCTTAGTGTCACCACGCTCAGTCTGCTTTTGGCACCGGTGCTGTGGAGAGCTGCCACACTGAAGTTCATCCCTCGGACAGATCGGAAAACATCTACCTGA